In Thalassotalea fonticola, a single genomic region encodes these proteins:
- a CDS encoding multidrug effflux MFS transporter, which translates to MQKLKMLPVLMLMVIFSPLAIDIFLPALPLMADNFSVSLPTMQWSISIFMLSMGIGQLFTGPLTDKYGRKPIALVGIVIYALSSLLTVYAASIELHLISRLLQGFGTCAVAVAAFSVVRDKFDAIQSGIMYSYLNGLICCIPALAPILGSWLTQTFNWQSNFVFLILYAVVAGFLVAYYLTETNQTTVEQRRLINPFKISRYKSVITNKVFLFHGVVVMIAMGVILAYVSSSPAWLMVELKLNQNEFVFWFSLNAVINIIACVTAPKILIRKGAARTISIGLITLFSGGLLMLVLQPLHTPIAFMFPVMLSSIGFSLVMGTCAGQALAAFGDKAGTASALLGFLQMSGAALLAGVVQMLPISISEQISLLMLMFAPLMYIWFSKKGRQTVLV; encoded by the coding sequence ATGCAAAAACTTAAAATGCTACCAGTATTAATGTTAATGGTTATATTCAGTCCACTAGCTATTGATATCTTTTTACCTGCATTACCGCTGATGGCAGATAATTTTTCTGTTTCATTACCGACCATGCAATGGAGCATTTCAATATTCATGTTAAGCATGGGAATAGGGCAATTATTTACTGGCCCATTAACCGATAAATATGGCCGTAAACCGATAGCACTCGTAGGTATCGTTATATATGCTTTATCCTCATTATTAACTGTTTATGCTGCATCTATTGAATTACATCTTATATCGCGATTGCTGCAAGGTTTTGGGACATGTGCTGTTGCCGTTGCTGCATTTTCGGTGGTCAGAGACAAGTTTGATGCCATTCAAAGTGGCATCATGTATAGCTATTTAAATGGCTTGATTTGCTGCATACCAGCGTTAGCACCGATTTTAGGGAGTTGGTTGACTCAAACATTTAACTGGCAAAGTAACTTTGTGTTTTTAATTTTATACGCTGTTGTTGCAGGGTTTCTAGTAGCATATTATTTAACAGAAACGAATCAAACGACTGTTGAACAAAGACGTTTAATCAACCCATTTAAAATATCCCGTTATAAAAGTGTCATTACCAACAAGGTGTTTTTATTTCATGGTGTTGTCGTAATGATTGCTATGGGAGTAATTCTTGCCTATGTAAGTAGTTCTCCTGCGTGGTTAATGGTTGAGCTTAAATTAAACCAAAATGAATTTGTATTTTGGTTTAGTCTTAATGCGGTAATTAATATAATTGCTTGCGTTACCGCACCTAAAATATTAATTCGAAAAGGAGCTGCCAGAACTATTAGTATAGGATTGATAACATTATTTAGTGGTGGTTTGTTAATGTTAGTTTTACAACCTTTACATACACCTATCGCTTTTATGTTTCCAGTAATGTTGAGTTCAATTGGATTTTCTCTGGTAATGGGAACATGTGCAGGACAAGCATTAGCAGCATTTGGTGATAAAGCTGGAACGGCCTCTGCGTTACTTGGTTTTTTACAAATGAGTGGTGCAGCGTTGTTAGCGGGTGTAGTTCAAATGCTACCAATTAGTATCAGTGAACAAATTTCATTACTTATGTTGATGTTTGCTCCCTTGATGTATATTTGGTTCTCTAAAAAAGGTAGGCAGACAGTTCTGGTTTAA
- a CDS encoding arginyltransferase: MNEPKKYFQFGLTKTFPCNYLMTEKERLIVVTNVEELNSENYERLLLAGFRRSGEQVYRPHCEHCKSCESIRLPVNDFSPSKSQKRINSMNKDLTVRVVSSPRPEYFNLYQRYIDNVHKDGAMYPANFEQYENFIFSSRVDQLFLELYLAEELVSVAVCDNLPSALSALYTFFDPDLSKRSLGKFSILKQIELSKKMHKEFLYLGYQIDQCAKMNYKNQYFPHERLQDDKWQRTANKQSLDSNLQKHPKK, from the coding sequence GTGAACGAACCTAAAAAATATTTTCAGTTTGGCTTAACCAAAACATTTCCATGCAATTATTTAATGACCGAAAAAGAGCGCTTAATTGTTGTAACAAATGTTGAAGAGTTAAACAGTGAAAACTATGAACGCCTACTATTAGCTGGTTTTCGTCGTAGTGGTGAACAAGTGTATCGCCCCCATTGTGAACATTGTAAAAGTTGTGAATCTATTCGTTTACCCGTTAATGATTTTTCCCCTTCTAAGAGCCAAAAGCGCATTAATTCAATGAATAAAGATTTAACTGTACGAGTAGTTAGCTCCCCCCGTCCAGAGTATTTTAATCTGTATCAGCGCTACATTGATAATGTGCATAAAGATGGCGCTATGTATCCGGCTAACTTCGAACAATACGAAAACTTTATTTTTAGTTCACGAGTAGATCAACTATTTTTAGAGTTGTACTTAGCAGAAGAACTCGTTTCTGTCGCCGTATGTGACAATTTACCTTCCGCCCTATCCGCGTTGTACACATTTTTTGATCCAGATTTATCTAAACGTTCATTAGGTAAATTTTCCATATTAAAACAAATAGAATTAAGCAAAAAAATGCATAAAGAATTTCTCTATTTGGGCTATCAAATTGATCAATGCGCGAAAATGAACTACAAAAATCAATACTTCCCACACGAACGTCTCCAAGATGATAAATGGCAACGCACAGCAAACAAGCAATCGCTAGATTCAAATTTGCAAAAACATCCAAAAAAATAG
- the aat gene encoding leucyl/phenylalanyl-tRNA--protein transferase: MSQFLYTLDDKELAFPPHQFALNDPNGLIAMGGDLSPQRLIQAYTNGIFPWFNDGDPLLWWSPNPRAVLKVADLKINRSLKKFINKSPYKITVNNCFNQVIDICADAPFRSDDTWILPDMINAYKVLHQQGFAHSIEVWKNEELVGGLYGVAINGFFSGESMFYTQTNASKIALVSLINLLNLIGVQFIDCQIQNPFLESMGAIEITRDEFLQLKSNELNRPVENRFWQQRELSE, encoded by the coding sequence ATGAGCCAGTTTCTTTACACGTTAGATGATAAAGAGCTGGCCTTTCCCCCACACCAATTTGCCCTTAACGATCCTAACGGATTAATTGCCATGGGCGGTGACTTATCTCCACAGCGATTAATTCAAGCCTACACGAATGGCATCTTCCCCTGGTTTAATGATGGCGATCCGTTGTTATGGTGGTCTCCCAACCCAAGAGCAGTACTAAAAGTTGCAGATTTAAAAATCAACCGCAGTTTAAAAAAATTTATCAATAAGTCTCCTTACAAAATCACAGTAAATAACTGTTTTAACCAAGTCATTGATATATGTGCAGACGCTCCTTTTAGAAGCGACGACACCTGGATCCTTCCAGACATGATTAATGCTTATAAAGTATTGCACCAGCAGGGTTTTGCTCATTCAATAGAGGTGTGGAAAAACGAAGAATTGGTTGGCGGATTGTATGGGGTAGCCATAAACGGTTTTTTTAGTGGTGAGTCAATGTTTTATACACAAACAAATGCTTCTAAAATTGCGCTTGTTTCACTCATTAATTTGCTAAACTTAATAGGGGTACAGTTTATTGATTGTCAAATTCAAAACCCATTTTTAGAAAGTATGGGCGCGATTGAAATAACTAGAGATGAGTTTCTGCAATTAAAAAGCAATGAATTAAACCGCCCTGTTGAAAATAGATTTTGGCAACAAAGAGAGCTAAGCGAGTGA
- the infA gene encoding translation initiation factor IF-1 gives MAKEENIEMQGTVLDTLPNTMFRVELENGHVVTAHISGKMRKNYIRILTGDKVTVELTPYDLSKGRIIFRAR, from the coding sequence ATGGCGAAAGAAGAAAATATTGAAATGCAGGGTACGGTATTAGATACACTACCTAATACTATGTTCCGTGTTGAATTAGAAAACGGTCACGTTGTTACAGCACACATCTCTGGCAAAATGCGTAAAAACTACATTCGTATTTTAACTGGCGATAAGGTTACTGTTGAATTAACGCCTTACGACTTATCAAAAGGTCGCATTATTTTCCGCGCCAGATAA
- the ald gene encoding alanine dehydrogenase has product MIIGVPKEIKNHEYRVGMVPASVRELIAHGHDVFVETNAGNGIGFADADYVTAGATILDTASEVFAKAEMIVKVKEPQAVERAMLREGQILFTYLHLAPDLAQTEDLVKSKAICIAYETVTDSHGGLPLLAPMSEVAGRMSIQAGAQALEKSNAGRGMLLGGVPGVEPAKVVVIGGGMVGNNAAQMAVGMGAEVVILDRNINVLRRLDAQFGNKIKAVYSTADALEKHVLEADLVIGGVLIPGAAAPKLVTKEHIKNMKPGSAIVDVAIDQGGCIETSYATTHAEPTFIVDDVVHYCVANMPGAVPRTSTFALNNATLPFIINLANKGYKEALLSDSHFLNGLNVVDGKVTVREVAENLGFEFVEPKVALS; this is encoded by the coding sequence ATGATTATCGGTGTACCTAAAGAAATTAAAAACCATGAATACCGCGTAGGTATGGTTCCAGCAAGCGTTCGTGAATTAATTGCACACGGCCATGACGTATTCGTTGAAACTAATGCAGGTAACGGCATTGGCTTTGCCGATGCTGATTATGTAACTGCTGGCGCAACAATTTTAGATACTGCCAGTGAAGTTTTCGCTAAAGCTGAAATGATTGTAAAAGTAAAAGAGCCACAAGCGGTAGAGCGTGCAATGCTCCGTGAAGGTCAAATATTATTCACTTACTTGCATTTAGCCCCAGATCTTGCTCAAACAGAAGACTTAGTAAAATCAAAAGCAATTTGTATCGCTTATGAAACAGTTACTGATAGTCACGGTGGCTTACCGCTTCTTGCTCCTATGTCTGAAGTTGCTGGCCGTATGTCGATTCAAGCTGGCGCACAAGCACTAGAAAAATCTAACGCTGGTCGCGGTATGCTACTTGGTGGTGTTCCTGGTGTTGAACCAGCTAAAGTTGTTGTTATTGGTGGTGGTATGGTTGGTAACAACGCAGCACAAATGGCTGTAGGCATGGGCGCTGAAGTTGTCATTCTTGACCGTAACATCAACGTATTACGTCGTTTAGATGCGCAATTTGGTAATAAAATAAAAGCTGTGTACTCTACTGCTGATGCGTTAGAAAAACATGTATTAGAAGCTGATCTAGTGATCGGTGGTGTTCTTATCCCAGGTGCAGCTGCTCCTAAACTAGTTACCAAAGAACATATCAAAAATATGAAACCAGGCTCTGCTATCGTTGATGTTGCCATTGACCAAGGTGGTTGTATTGAAACGTCTTACGCAACAACTCATGCAGAACCAACATTCATCGTAGATGACGTTGTTCATTATTGTGTCGCTAACATGCCAGGTGCTGTACCGCGTACGTCTACCTTTGCATTAAACAATGCAACATTACCGTTTATCATTAACTTAGCAAACAAAGGTTACAAAGAAGCGTTACTATCAGATAGCCATTTCTTAAACGGCCTGAACGTTGTTGACGGTAAAGTAACTGTCCGTGAAGTAGCTGAGAACCTAGGTTTCGAATTTGTTGAACCGAAAGTTGCCTTAAGCTAA
- the trxB gene encoding thioredoxin-disulfide reductase, with amino-acid sequence MSDVRHCPLLILGSGPAGYTAAVYAARANLKPVMITGMQQGGQLTTTTEVENWPGDADDLTGPALMERMQKHAEKFDTEIIFDHIDEVDFSEKPYKLKGSSGEYTCDALIICTGASAQYLGLESETAFMGKGISACATCDGFFYRNQKVAVVGGGNTAVEEALYLSNIASEVHLIHRRDTFRSEKILTARLMDKVANGNIVLHTDRTLDEVLGDNMGVTGLRLKHTNSDATEEVDVTGCFIAIGHKPNTDIFAGQLDMKDGYLTIQSGTVGNATLTSKEGVFAAGDVADHIYRQAITSAGAGCMAALDAERYLDALNSNV; translated from the coding sequence ATGAGTGATGTAAGACATTGCCCTCTTCTTATTTTAGGCTCAGGACCTGCAGGTTATACTGCCGCGGTTTATGCAGCACGTGCTAACTTAAAACCAGTAATGATCACTGGTATGCAACAAGGTGGCCAATTAACAACAACCACTGAAGTTGAAAACTGGCCAGGCGACGCCGATGATTTAACCGGTCCAGCATTAATGGAACGTATGCAAAAGCATGCAGAAAAATTTGATACCGAAATTATATTTGATCACATCGATGAAGTAGACTTTTCTGAAAAGCCTTACAAATTAAAAGGCAGCTCTGGTGAGTATACATGTGATGCATTAATTATTTGTACCGGTGCTTCTGCTCAATACCTTGGCTTAGAATCTGAAACAGCATTTATGGGTAAAGGTATCTCTGCTTGTGCCACTTGTGATGGCTTCTTTTATCGTAACCAAAAAGTTGCGGTTGTTGGCGGTGGTAACACTGCAGTTGAAGAAGCGCTTTACTTATCAAATATCGCTTCTGAAGTTCATTTAATTCACCGTCGTGATACTTTCCGTAGTGAAAAAATATTAACCGCACGGTTAATGGATAAAGTAGCTAACGGTAATATCGTTTTACATACGGACCGTACATTAGATGAGGTATTAGGTGACAATATGGGCGTAACCGGTTTACGTTTAAAACACACTAATTCAGATGCTACAGAAGAGGTTGATGTAACAGGCTGTTTTATTGCCATTGGACATAAACCTAACACAGATATTTTTGCCGGTCAGTTAGATATGAAAGATGGTTACCTAACGATTCAAAGTGGTACTGTGGGTAATGCAACATTAACCAGTAAAGAAGGCGTTTTTGCTGCGGGTGATGTAGCTGATCATATCTACCGTCAAGCCATTACTTCAGCTGGTGCTGGTTGTATGGCAGCTCTTGATGCCGAACGGTATCTAGATGCGTTAAATTCTAACGTATAG
- the lrp gene encoding leucine-responsive transcriptional regulator Lrp, translated as MISDSKKLDRIDKNILVELQNNGRLSNVELSKRVGLSPTPCLERVKKLEQEGVITGYSANLNPQVLNAALLVFVEISLIRTGPDVFEEFSKAVMDLDVIQECHLVSGSFDFLLKTRVSDMQAYRNLLGDVLLTLPSVSDSKTYVVMEEVKSGNKLPVSYR; from the coding sequence ATGATATCTGATAGTAAAAAACTTGATCGAATTGATAAAAACATTCTCGTCGAGCTTCAAAATAATGGCCGTTTATCAAACGTTGAATTATCTAAGCGAGTAGGGTTAAGCCCAACGCCCTGTTTAGAACGTGTTAAAAAGTTAGAACAAGAAGGCGTCATCACGGGTTACAGTGCTAACCTAAACCCACAGGTGTTGAATGCGGCATTATTAGTCTTTGTTGAAATATCTTTAATTAGGACAGGACCCGATGTGTTTGAAGAGTTTTCAAAAGCGGTAATGGATTTGGATGTAATTCAGGAATGTCATTTGGTTTCTGGCAGTTTTGATTTTTTATTAAAAACTCGAGTATCTGATATGCAAGCATATCGAAACTTACTTGGTGATGTGTTATTAACCTTGCCATCTGTAAGTGATAGTAAGACCTATGTTGTCATGGAAGAGGTCAAATCGGGTAATAAACTACCAGTTAGCTATAGATAG